The genomic window CCTCTTTCCCCCTGCCTGATCCTAATATTGTTCGATTAAAACTTACCTTTAATAGATGACATCTATCGATCCGCCCCTCACAAATCTGAAACTCTATTAGCACGGCGGGGAAGAGCAgatggaaagggggaggggatttTGGTCTCTTTAAAGGGGACTTTAATAACTTCTTTAATTGGCCAGAGATCCCTACCGCCGCACACAAACGAGTTTCGCACAGCTTGGAGCACATAAAGGGTTTATCATATTAGATAGTCAGGTTTTGCTTAAAGGGCAaatgatcatttttaaaaaactctgatttttaaataatgttttaggAGGGAAGAAAATCCTAAATTTTCTCCCGTTCTAAAGCCGGATCGGAAAGAAGAGCCCCTTTAAATTGCTCATTctgggggcagaaggggaggggtgtCTTTTGCAAGCCGAGTTTAATAGACAAATGTGGAATTGACATCAGCCGGCAGCAGGCGCCTGCCCCAGCCGCGCGTGTCCCCGGTGACACAGATGCGTGCGGAGAGCAGCTGGCGGGAGGGGAGCGCTGGCGCAGGTCAGCTTGGATCAGCGGCAGGCGCAGGGATGTGGCAGGGGAAGGGCTCGTTCTGTCACTCTGATCAGCCCCCTTCTTTCCCTTAGATGCCAACTCCAAGGGAGAGAGCGAGGCGGCGTCCACCCTGGAGGGCTTCGCGTGCGAGGAGGAGGAGCCGGAGCCGGCCCCGGGACCAGACCGGAGCCAGCCTGCAGCAGCCCCACCGCGCTTGCACGACTTCCCCGGCTCGCAGGATCCGGAGGAGAGAGACGATCCCGGCTCCCCGCGAGCCTGCAAGCGGCGCCGCGCCGAGCCGAGCTGCGCCAAGCCCCGGCGGGCCCGGACGGCCTTCACGTACGAGCAGCTGGTGGCCCTGGAGAACAAGTTCAGGGCCACCCGCTACCTGTCGGTGTGCGAGCGCCTCAACCTGGCGCTGTCGCTCAGCCTGACCGAGACCCAGGTCAAAATCTGGTTCCAGAACAGACGGACCAAGtggaagaagcagaaccccgGGGCGGACGGGGCGGTGCCGCCGGCAGCCAGCGCCGCGGCGCCCCCATGCGGAGCAAGCGGCGGCAGCCCCAGCCCGCCGGGCCCCAGCGCCCTGGCcttccagactttcccctcctacCCCGCCGCCAATGTCCTCTTCCCAGCggctgctgccctgcccctggccgcGGCGCCCTTCCTCAGCCCGGCCTACCTGGCCCCCTTCTACACCCCGCACCTCTAAAGAGCCCGCCCGACAAGTTCCAGCCTTCCCCAGCCTCcgcggccctgggctgggggctcagcACGTGGGTGTGCCAGGGGCGTTCACAACCCCCGCGCGCCCCTCCCCTCCCGGGGGGATCTCAGCCCCTTAGCCGGCACCCCGCCCCCGTGAACACCCGCCGCAGGAACAGACAGCGCCTTTGCCATCGCAGGGAGTGTCCCTCCCGCCCCTTAGCCGGCTCCCCCTCTCCCACGGCTGGAAGGAATGGCAGAGGGACagggcgactggcagagcacccgcGCTCTGTTGGTGGAGGTCCAGTGGTTGCTGTCTATGGGAACGTGCAGTCAGAAGCGAGGGGAGACTGCCCGTATGCAACATGGACTTTGGAAACTGGAGAACTTTAATAGAACGTGCATTGCACTACGCTCAGGTTTGCCATCTTCCCACGTGTTTGGTATGTTAAAGCATCCTTCCCCAGCATAGTTTACGCCCGATCTTGGTCCCACCACGacgaatgggagttttgcaactgGCTTCCGTGGGAGCCAAGGTCGGGCTGCTCCCGTTAATCCCTTTAAATTGATGGATATCTATGAGCAGAGCAGCCGCGCTTCTGTAAAGGCATATTTGAGTTCAAGTGTAGTTTGTGGCATGTAATGATTGATTTCTTAGATTATACTCCACACTTGTGCTGCGCTATATCTTTGGATAAACAAGAATAAAGGTCCTAATATACATAGATAAACGATTGTGACAAACCAAACAGGTGGAACGTTCAGATGCAGACATTAAGTGGTccaaatatttatacatacatatatcattaaatatttttcctcATTAGGCTCCAGAGTTCAAATGTACATTTCTGATGGTTGCATGGTAATTTAAAGTGtaagaagttgatttttttctaGTCTTCACAGAAGCATGttttcttgggggtgggggtaaccATTGGATTTTATTAGCATATTTGAGATGTAATCCTAGGCATAAAAGATGGAAAAGATAACCCTCTTTATATTTACTGTACCTAATACTAATTCTCGCAGGTTTCTCT from Gopherus flavomarginatus isolate rGopFla2 chromosome 6, rGopFla2.mat.asm, whole genome shotgun sequence includes these protein-coding regions:
- the NKX1-2 gene encoding NK1 transcription factor-related protein 2 gives rise to the protein MRAESSWREGSAGADANSKGESEAASTLEGFACEEEEPEPAPGPDRSQPAAAPPRLHDFPGSQDPEERDDPGSPRACKRRRAEPSCAKPRRARTAFTYEQLVALENKFRATRYLSVCERLNLALSLSLTETQVKIWFQNRRTKWKKQNPGADGAVPPAASAAAPPCGASGGSPSPPGPSALAFQTFPSYPAANVLFPAAAALPLAAAPFLSPAYLAPFYTPHL